From Arachis stenosperma cultivar V10309 chromosome 2, arast.V10309.gnm1.PFL2, whole genome shotgun sequence, one genomic window encodes:
- the LOC130963147 gene encoding LRR receptor-like serine/threonine-protein kinase RGI2: MAGVLRQMSMPMPMPMPMPRQALSHHHQMPRQSLNHLLLLHLFLLFLTLTNPPLSSSSSNNNNNEALALLSWLKNGSSKTPSPLSDWNLRDPTPCNWSCVKCSVDNHVIEINIQAIQLALPFPSNLSSSLPFLRKLVISGANLTGPISPDIGYFASLSVLDLSSNALVGSIPSTIGNLKNLQNLTLNSNQLTGPIPKEIGDCVSLKNLNVFDNSLSGELPVELGSLLNLETIRAGGNKDIVGKIPEAIGNCNNLTVLGLADTKVSGSLPSSLGKLSMLQTISIYSTMLSGEIPAEIGNCSELVNLFLYENDLSGSIPKELGKLQKLEKMLLWQNSFFGSIPKEIGNCISLKILDVSLNSLSGTIPRSLGNLSNLEELMLSNNNISGSIPEVLSNLTNLVQLQLDTNEISGSIPPEIGKLEMLEVFFAWQNKLEGAIPLALGGCRSLQALDLSYNSLTGGLPPSLFQLQNLTKLLLISNQISGQIPAEIGNCSSLVRLRLVKNRITGQIPSEIGFLNNLSFLDLSENHLTGLVPENIGNCKELQMLNLSNNSLSGALPSSLSSLTRIEVMDVSMNNFSGEFLMNIGELASLLRIIVSQNSFSGSIPSSIGRCSGLQLLDLSSNKFSGSIPEELFEIEALDIALNLSHNALSGIVPPQISALNKLSILDISHNLLEGDLLAFAGLQNLVSMNISYNKFSGYLPDSKLFRQLLPTDFEGNQGLCPNGHDSCFISNAAMTTMLHSTNSKRSQRIKLAIGLLSALIVALAIFGIATIIRARKVAQDGNDSEIGGNSLPWHFTPFQKLNFSVDQVLKCLVESNIIGKGCSGVVYKAEMENGDVIAVKKLWPTTMASRYDCQSDKPASNCGVRDSFSAEVKTLGSIRHKNIVRFLGCSWNRNTRLLMYDYMPNGSLGNLLHERSNCLEWDIRYRIILGAAQGLAYLHHDCVPPIVHRDIKANNILIGPEFEPYIADFGLAKLVDDGDFARSSSTLAGSYGYIAPEYGYMMKITEKSDVYSYGVVVLEVLTGKQPIDPTIPEGVHIVDWVRQKRGGKEVLDESLRVRPESELEEILQTLGVAFLCVNPSPDDRPTMKDVAAMLKEIRQERGEYMKVDMILNGSSANDQQGSSNHSHTYPISSSSNTNFSASMFIFPSSSNSKVTFK, from the exons ATGGCTGGAGTTTTGAGGCAAATGTCAATGCCAATGCCAATGCCAATGCCAATGCCGAGGCAAGCCTTGAGCCACCACCACCAAATGCCGAGGCAATCTCTCAAccaccttcttcttctccatctcTTCTTACTCTTTCTCACACTAACAAAccctcctctttcttcttcctcttcaaacaataataataatgaagcTCTAGCTTTGCTTTCATGGCTCAAAAACGGTTCCTCCAAAACTCCTTCACCACTCTCAGACTGGAACCTTCGAGACCCTACACCATGCAACTGGTCCTGCGTCAAATGCTCCGTAGACAACCATGTCatagagataaacattcaagctaTACAGTTAGCCCTTCCTTTTCCTTCAAATCTCTCTTCGTCCCTTCCCTTTCTTCGAAAACTCGTCATCTCCGGTGCCAATCTCACCGGACCTATCTCCCCGGATATCGGATACTTCGCTTCGCTTTCCGTTCTTGATCTCAGCTCAAATGCTCTTGTTGGTTCCATTCCTTCGACCATTGGAAACCTCAAGAACCTTCAAAACTTAACCTTAAACTCAAACCAGCTCACAGGTCCAATCCCAAAGGAGATTGGTGACTGTGTTAGCCTGAAGAATCTCAATGTTTTCGATAATAGCCTCAGCGGCGAGCTTCCAGTTGAGCTTGGAAGCCTTTTGAATCTTGAAACGATAAGAGCTGGAGGGAACAAGGACATTGTTGGGAAGATTCCAGAAGCTATTGGTAACTGCAATAATCTAACTGTTTTAGGCCTTGCAGATACCAAGGTTTCGGGTtcgttaccttcttcgttgggAAAACTATCCATGCTTCAAACTATCTCAATTTATAGTACTATGCTTTCCGGTGAGATTCCAGCTGAGATTGGAAACTGTTCTGAGCTTGTGAACTTGTTTCTTTATGAGAACGATCTCTCCGGTTCGATTCCGAAGGAGTTAGGGAAGCTCCAGAAGCTTGAAAAGATGCTGCTATGGCAGAACAGTTTCTTTGGCAGCATACCCAAAGAAATTGGAAACTGCATAAGCTTGAAGATTCTTGATGTCTCCTTGAACTCTCTCTCAGGAACAATACCGCGAAGTTTGGGGAATCTTTCGAACCTCGAAGAGCTTATGCTGAGTAACAACAACATTTCAGGTTCAATTCCTGAAGTCCTTTCAAACTTGACGAACCTTGTTCAGTTGCAGTTAGATACAAATGAGATTTCCGGTTCAATTCCACCGGAGATCGGAAAACTAGAGATGCTTGAAGTTTTTTTTGCATGGCAGAACAAGCTCGAAGGAGCGATTCCTTTGGCGTTAGGCGGTTGTAGAAGCCTTCAAGCTTTGGATTTATCATACAATTCACTCACTGGTGGATTACCTCCAAGTTTGTTTCAGCTTCAGAACTTAACAAAGCTTCTCCTTATCTCGAACCAAATCTCCGGCCAAATTCCAGCAGAGATTGGTAACTGCAGCTCCCTTGTTCGCCTCCGGCTCGTTAAAAACAGAATCACAGGCCAGATTCCAAGTGAAATTGGATTCCTTAACAACCTCAGCTTCCTTGATCTCTCTGAAAATCATCTTACAGGGTTAGTACCAGAGAATATCGGTAACTGCAAGGAACTTCAAATGCTCAACCTTAGCAATAACTCGCTTTCCGGCGCTTTGCCGAGTTCTTTATCCTCTCTTACAAGGATTGAAGTCATGGATGTCTCGATGAACAATTTCTCCGGAGAGTTTTTGATGAACATTGGCGAACTGGCTTCTCTGCTTAGAATCATTGTTAGTCAAAATTCGTTCTCCGGATCGATTCCCTCTTCGATTGGACGGTGTTCTGGTCTTCAGCTTTTAGACCTTAGCAGCAATAAATTCTCAGGAAGCATACCAGAAGAACTATTCGAAATCGAAGCGCTAGACATTGCTCTTAACTTGAGTCACAATGCATTGTCTGGAATAGTTCCGCCGCAGATTTCGGCTTTGAATAAGTTGTCTATTTTGGACATTTCGCATAATTTGCTTGAAGGAGACTTGTTAGCATTTGCAGGGCTTCAAAATCTTGTTTCTATGAATATCTCATACAATAAATTCTCCGGTTATTTACCGGACAGCAAGCTATTCCGCCAGTTATTGCCGACGGATTTCGAAGGGAATCAAGGCTTGTGTCCCAACGGCCATGATTCTTGCTTCATCAGTAATGCTGCAATGACAACAATGCTGCATAGTACTAATTCCAAGAGGTCACAGAGAATCAAACTCGCAATCGGACTTCTAAGCGCTTTGATTGTTGCATTGGCAATATTTGGAATCGCGACAATCATTCGAGCGAGGAAAGTTGCTCAAGATGGCAATGATTCTGAGATTGGAGGAAACTCGTTGCCGTGGCACTTTACGCCGTTCCAAAAGCTCAATTTCTCGGTTGATCAAGTCTTGAAGTGTTTGGTAGAGTCCAACATAATTGGAAAGGGATGTTCAGGAGTTGTTTACAAAGCCGAAATGGAAAACGGCGATGTCATCGCTGTGAAGAAGCTCTGGCCAACAACAATGGCTTCAAGATATGACTGCCAAAGTGACAAGCCGGCGAGTAACTGTGGAGTTCGCGATTCCTTCTCGGCCGAGGTGAAGACACTCGGCTCGATTCGCCACAAGAACATAGTGAGGTTCTTGGGCTGCAGCTGGAACAGAAACACAAGATTGCTCATGTATGACTATATGCCTAATGGGAGTCTTGGAAATCTACTCCATGAAAGAAGTAACTGCCTGGAATGGGATATCAGATACCGGATTATACTCGGCGCGGCGCAGGGCTTGGCTTACTTGCATCATGATTGTGTTCCTCCCATTGTTCATAGGGACATCAAGGCCAATAATATCCTCATAGGCCCTGAATTTGAACCATATATAGCTGATTTTGGACTCGCCAAGCTTGTGGATGATGGCGATTTCGCACGATCTTCTAGTACATTGGCTGGTTCCTATGGCTACATTGCTCCTG AGTATGGCTACATGATGAAAATAACAGAGAAAAGTGATGTCTACAGCTATGGTGTTGTTGTACTAGAAGTACTAACAGGGAAGCAACCAATTGATCCAACAATACCAGAAGGAGTCCACATTGTTGATTGGGTGAGACAAAAGAGAGGCGGAAAGGAAGTCCTCGACGAAAGCCTTCGTGTCCGGCCGGAATCCGAACTTGAGGAGATTCTGCAGACATTAGGTGTGGCTTTCTTGTGTGTTAATCCAAGCCCTGATGACAGGCCAACCATGAAAGATGTAGCAGCAATGCTTAAAGAAATTAGGCAAGAAAGAGGAGAGTATATGAAAGTTGACATGATTCTGAATGGATCTTCAGCAAATGATCAACAAGGAAGCAGTAATCATTCACACACATACCCAATTAGTAGCAGCAGCAACACAAATTTTTCTGCATCTATGTTTATTTTTCCATCATCATCCAATAGTAAAGTTACTTTCAAATAG